Proteins encoded in a region of the Elizabethkingia bruuniana genome:
- a CDS encoding penicillin-binding protein, whose protein sequence is MVRKGSEYNEKRSKMLFWGYAFVGVALLTFVVFVARIIILQNTNVEEYKDNIINKNYREATLKAARGNLFASDGSILATTVMRYDIYLDFKTMRDTIYKNNAGKLSDSLGAMFGKPASYFRQRLDQQKKSENQYYPLVKGLDFDQYDRIRKFPIFNRGKNKGGFIVDREYRREIATAQIGSGTIGMDRDGAKSGFEGAFSKFLTGTDGTRLEQRINSTQWKPIDFWKVKEPVNGMDVYTTLDLRVQDIAHSALEKQLVEFDADHGSVIVMETETGKVRAMVNLRRTEPGIYVDAYNYAIKDATEPGSIWKTVTLLAAMDDGFVDENTKINIGGIEWTYAGQRITDSHSGGVYDISDIMAQSSNIGAAKVITSHYADNPQILFDHLKKWKLYEKMNIELPGVTRPRVLTPANKRWSKGALASIAFGYGVNVNQLQLTTFYNGVANKGKMVKPLFIDKIMKEGKVVYEAKPEVMVQKMASDKAIEMMTHSLTKAVEKGTAKSIYTPNLKIAGKTGTARFEYWKPGPMKYIASFAGYFPADNPKYTCIVVVNQPDNSKGFYGARVAAPAFKEIAGKIFLKTPLNVNKEMLVNKKVDMSRMIEPTRKVSVDSNKMPNLVGLMGRNVIPQLENLGYRVEYKGAGKVLEQFPAEGTKINGNQKIYLSLQN, encoded by the coding sequence ATGGTAAGAAAAGGAAGTGAATACAATGAAAAAAGAAGCAAGATGCTTTTTTGGGGATATGCCTTTGTTGGTGTAGCCCTATTGACTTTTGTTGTATTTGTTGCCCGGATTATCATTCTTCAGAATACAAATGTTGAAGAGTATAAAGACAACATTATTAATAAGAATTACCGGGAAGCAACATTAAAGGCGGCCCGGGGAAATCTTTTTGCCTCGGATGGTTCTATTCTGGCGACAACAGTAATGCGCTATGATATTTATCTTGACTTCAAAACTATGCGGGATACCATTTATAAAAATAACGCAGGTAAATTGTCGGATTCTTTGGGCGCCATGTTTGGTAAGCCCGCTTCTTATTTTAGGCAAAGACTGGATCAACAGAAAAAATCCGAAAATCAGTATTATCCTTTGGTAAAGGGACTTGATTTCGATCAGTATGACAGAATTCGCAAGTTTCCGATCTTTAACAGAGGAAAAAACAAAGGTGGATTTATTGTAGATCGCGAATACCGTAGAGAGATTGCTACAGCTCAGATTGGATCCGGGACTATAGGAATGGATCGCGACGGAGCAAAATCAGGATTTGAAGGTGCTTTTAGTAAATTCCTTACTGGTACAGACGGAACCCGTTTAGAACAAAGAATTAATTCCACCCAATGGAAGCCAATTGACTTCTGGAAGGTAAAAGAACCTGTAAACGGAATGGATGTTTATACAACATTAGATCTTCGTGTACAGGATATTGCGCACTCGGCATTGGAAAAACAATTGGTAGAATTTGATGCGGATCATGGCAGCGTTATTGTAATGGAGACCGAAACAGGTAAGGTGAGAGCTATGGTAAACCTTCGCAGAACGGAACCTGGTATATATGTAGACGCCTATAACTATGCAATAAAAGATGCTACAGAGCCGGGATCTATTTGGAAAACGGTAACATTGCTGGCTGCAATGGATGATGGATTTGTAGATGAGAATACAAAAATAAATATCGGAGGTATAGAGTGGACTTATGCCGGGCAAAGGATTACAGATAGCCATTCCGGTGGTGTTTATGACATCAGTGATATTATGGCGCAGTCTAGTAATATCGGAGCGGCAAAAGTGATCACCTCTCATTATGCAGATAATCCTCAGATTTTATTTGATCACCTTAAAAAATGGAAGCTGTATGAAAAAATGAATATCGAGCTTCCTGGTGTGACAAGACCTCGTGTTCTTACACCTGCTAATAAAAGATGGTCAAAAGGAGCTTTGGCTTCTATTGCCTTCGGATATGGTGTTAATGTAAACCAGTTACAACTTACAACTTTCTATAATGGTGTTGCCAATAAAGGAAAGATGGTAAAGCCTTTATTCATCGATAAGATCATGAAAGAAGGGAAAGTTGTTTATGAGGCTAAACCAGAAGTAATGGTTCAGAAAATGGCTTCTGATAAGGCGATAGAAATGATGACACATTCTTTGACAAAGGCTGTGGAAAAAGGTACTGCAAAAAGTATCTATACACCGAACCTAAAGATTGCCGGAAAAACAGGAACCGCTCGTTTTGAATACTGGAAGCCGGGACCAATGAAGTATATAGCATCATTTGCCGGATATTTCCCTGCGGATAATCCTAAATATACATGTATTGTGGTGGTTAATCAGCCGGACAACTCAAAGGGCTTTTATGGGGCCAGAGTGGCAGCCCCTGCTTTTAAAGAGATCGCAGGAAAAATATTCCTTAAAACACCACTAAATGTGAACAAGGAAATGTTGGTGAACAAGAAAGTGGACATGAGCAGAATGATTGAACCAACACGGAAAGTAAGTGTAGATAGTAACAAGATGCCAAATTTAGTAGGGTTGATGGGACGGAATGTAATCCCGCAGTTGGAAAATTTAGGTTATCGTGTTGAGTATAAAGGTGCAGGGAAAGTATTAGAACAATTTCCGGCAGAAGGAACAAAGATTAACGGGAATCAGAAAATTTATTTAAGTCTTCAGAATTAA
- a CDS encoding FtsL-like putative cell division protein, which produces MAKKASTPKQRKRLTFIDVVKGNFLNRDEVKEHYKYFTLIFILMMVMIYSNHLVNQKIEIVNGLKEQSEEYKSRNAYAQSRLIHIKMESELSKEMGKDSLMTLESHPTKLLIKMDSIDGKKRK; this is translated from the coding sequence ATGGCTAAAAAAGCTTCAACGCCTAAGCAAAGGAAACGATTAACCTTCATAGATGTTGTGAAGGGGAATTTCCTTAATAGGGATGAAGTAAAAGAACATTATAAATATTTTACACTGATTTTTATACTGATGATGGTAATGATTTATTCTAACCACTTGGTAAACCAAAAAATAGAAATTGTTAACGGGCTTAAAGAACAAAGTGAAGAATACAAATCCAGAAATGCTTATGCGCAGAGCAGACTGATCCATATCAAAATGGAATCAGAGCTTAGCAAAGAAATGGGAAAGGATTCATTAATGACGTTGGAGAGTCATCCGACTAAACTTTTAATAAAAATGGATTCAATTGATGGTAAGAAAAGGAAGTGA
- the mraZ gene encoding division/cell wall cluster transcriptional repressor MraZ, protein MNNFIGTYECKIDDKGRLKVPASLVKQMENFADQPFVVKRSVFQSCLEVYPMSGWEKLMVKINSLNRFVKKNADFIRMFTAGVKTVEVDNAGRLQISKDLVQYSGLKKDVVVTSAGELFEIWDKETYEQVISTNDVDFAALAEEVMGSINPEDVS, encoded by the coding sequence ATGAATAATTTCATCGGGACATATGAGTGTAAAATTGACGATAAAGGCCGCTTGAAAGTACCTGCGTCGCTGGTGAAGCAAATGGAGAATTTTGCTGACCAGCCGTTTGTTGTTAAGCGATCTGTTTTTCAGTCATGTCTTGAAGTGTATCCGATGAGTGGTTGGGAAAAATTAATGGTCAAAATTAATAGCCTTAACCGATTTGTAAAGAAAAACGCAGATTTTATCAGAATGTTTACGGCTGGTGTAAAAACAGTGGAGGTGGATAATGCAGGCAGATTGCAGATTTCTAAAGACTTGGTACAATACTCAGGTCTGAAGAAAGATGTTGTGGTTACGAGTGCCGGAGAGCTTTTCGAGATTTGGGACAAAGAGACGTATGAGCAGGTAATTTCAACAAATGATGTTGATTTTGCTGCATTAGCGGAAGAAGTAATGGGATCAATAAATCCAGAAGATGTATCATAA
- the rsmH gene encoding 16S rRNA (cytosine(1402)-N(4))-methyltransferase RsmH — protein sequence MYHNPVLLDESVSGLITNPDGIYVDCTFGGGGHSREILSRLSDKGRLFSFDQDLDALENKINDERFTLVNQNFRFLENSLLMYGVSQVDGVLADLGVSSHQFDEADRGFSIRTDGPLDMRMNTMQGLDAKKVVNEYEEEQLADIFYLYGELRDARKLARELVAARKKGEIKTTEDLKKVFFYIPTHKSNKFFAQIFQAIRIEVNQELEVLKEMLEQSYRVLKPEGRLSVISYHSLEDRLVKRFLKNGMFEGEPERDIYGNYKKSFELLKNKAIVPTEEEIEENSRARSAKLRIGAKV from the coding sequence ATGTATCATAACCCAGTATTATTAGATGAAAGTGTCAGTGGCCTTATTACTAATCCGGACGGAATCTATGTAGATTGCACTTTTGGAGGAGGAGGTCATTCACGGGAGATTCTTTCCAGACTCTCCGACAAAGGACGTTTGTTTTCCTTTGATCAGGATCTGGATGCTCTTGAGAATAAAATAAATGATGAAAGATTTACGCTGGTAAATCAAAATTTTCGTTTCCTCGAAAATAGTTTGTTAATGTATGGTGTAAGCCAGGTTGACGGTGTTTTGGCGGATCTTGGTGTTTCTTCTCATCAGTTCGATGAGGCAGATAGAGGATTCTCTATAAGAACAGACGGGCCTTTGGACATGAGAATGAATACCATGCAGGGACTGGACGCCAAGAAAGTGGTGAACGAATATGAAGAGGAACAGTTGGCAGATATTTTTTACCTCTACGGAGAATTACGTGATGCCAGAAAGCTTGCAAGAGAACTGGTAGCGGCTCGTAAAAAAGGAGAGATTAAAACAACAGAAGATCTGAAGAAAGTCTTCTTTTATATCCCGACACACAAGAGCAATAAATTTTTTGCTCAGATTTTTCAGGCTATAAGAATAGAGGTGAATCAGGAACTAGAGGTGCTGAAAGAAATGTTGGAGCAATCTTACAGAGTTTTAAAGCCTGAAGGCAGGCTTTCGGTAATATCTTATCATTCACTGGAAGACAGACTTGTAAAACGTTTTCTGAAAAACGGAATGTTTGAAGGGGAGCCTGAAAGAGATATTTACGGGAATTATAAAAAATCTTTCGAACTACTGAAGAATAAAGCAATTGTTCCGACAGAAGAGGAGATTGAAGAAAACTCTCGTGCGAGAAGCGCAAAACTGAGAATAGGAGCTAAGGTTTAA